Genomic segment of Streptomyces longhuiensis:
CGGTCTTCGGCCGCAAGGGCGACAACCTCACGGTCACGGTCCCGGTCAGCTACCCGGAGGCCGCGCTCGGGGGCGAGGTCAAGGTCCCCACGCTCGGCGGGCCCCCGGTCACGCTCAAGCTGCCCCCGGGCACGCCGAACGGGCGGACGATGCGGGCCCGCGGCAAGGGCGCTGTCCGCAAGGACGGCACGCGTGGCGATCTGCTCGTCACGGTGGAGGTCTCGGTCCCCACGGATCTGACCGACACCGCGAAGGACGCCCTCGAGGCGTACCGAAAGGCGACTGCGGACACCGATCCGCGGGCAGAACTGTTCCAGGCCGCGAAGGGAGCATGAGCGTATGGACGGCCGTCGACGACAGAGTTCCTTTGTTGGCAGGGCCTATGAGCTGACCGACGAGACTCCGGTCTATGTCATCTCGGTGGCCGCCCAGCTCAGCGGGCTGCATCCGCAGACCCTGCGCCAGTACGACCGTCTCGGCCTGGTCTCCCCGGACCGCACGGCGGGCCGCGGCCGGCGCTACTCGGCCCGTGACATCGAGCTGCTCCGCCAGGTGCAGCAGTTGTCGCAGGACGAGGGCATCAATCTCGCGGGTATCAAGCGCATCATCGAACTGGAGAACCAGGTCGCGGCGCTTCAGCAGCGGGTCGCGGAACTCTCGACGGCGGTCGAGGGCGCCGCGGCGGCGATGCAGCAGCGCGAGGCGGCCGTGCACG
This window contains:
- a CDS encoding heat shock protein transcriptional repressor HspR encodes the protein MDGRRRQSSFVGRAYELTDETPVYVISVAAQLSGLHPQTLRQYDRLGLVSPDRTAGRGRRYSARDIELLRQVQQLSQDEGINLAGIKRIIELENQVAALQQRVAELSTAVEGAAAAMQQREAAVHASYRRDLVPYQEVQQTSALVVWRPKRSSE